TCCGCCAGGCGGGCGATGGGGGCCTTGCTGCCCTGCGCCTCGCGCACCAGACGGATGATGCGGGCAAGCCGCGTGTTGCGGCCCACGGCGTCGGCCCGCAGGGTGAGCGAACCTTCGCCATTGACGCTGCCCGCCACCAGCTTGTCGCCGGGGACGACGGCGACGGGAATGGATTCGCCCGTGAGCAGGGAAAGGTCCACGGCGCTTTTGCCCGTGAGCACTTCGCCGTCCACAGGCACACGCCCGCCGGGCCTGAGCAGCAGATGATCGCCAGCTTTCAGGGCCGACACCGCCACTTCCTGGGGCGGCAGGGCCTCGTTGTCCGGATCGAGCCGCAGGGCCGTTTCCGGCGTGAGGCTCATGAGCGCGCCCATGGCGTCGCCAGCCTTGCGCTTGGCCGTGGCTTCAAGAAACTGGCCCAGCTCTATCATGGTCAGCAGCACTGCCGCCGACTCATAATACAGGTTCATGGCCCGCGTCACAGGGTCAACGCCCATGAGGCCAAGAACGGTGTTCACCAGGCTGTAGATAAAGGCAGCGCCCGTGCCCACGGCCACAAGACTGTCCATGGCCGGAGCCTTGCGCAATAGCGCGCGGATGCCGTCCACATAAAAATGCCGTCCAAGCCAGACAATGGGCAGGCTCAGAAAAAGCTGTATGAGCATGAAGGTGCGCGGCGCGGCGTGCGGGTCCATCCAGTGCGGCAGGGTGAGGCCCATCATGTGCCCCATGGACACCACAAGCAGGGGCGCCGCAAAGCAGACCATGGGCACAAGACGGCCCAGGCGCTGGCGTGCATCCTTGAGCGCTTTGGCCTTGTTTTCGGCAAACTCGGCGGAGGCGTCGTCATCAACGGCAGGGGTGGCGCTGAAGCCCAGCGTGGCCACGCGATCCATGACCTCATGCTGCACAGCATCTTCATGGCCGGGGCTGGCCCACACCTCGGCCTTGGCGGTGGCAAGGTTGACGCTGATTTTCTCCACACCTTCCATACGGCCGACCACACGCTCGATGCGGGACGAGCAGGCCGCGCAGTGCATTCCCCCTATGTCGAATTTCAGGGGGCATGCCTCGTTGGCGGCGTCGTTTTGCGCATTGGCCTCGCTCATGTTTTTCCTCCGGCTTGTCATTTACCAGGGTGGCGCGTAAACTCGCGCTACGGTGAAATTGAAAATGGATTCCCAAGGAGGATACGATGAAAAGCCTGAAAGTCAATGGCATGCGTTGCGGGCACTGCAAGAGCGCGGTGGAAGAAGCCGCCGGCAAGATTCCCGGCGTGAAAAATCCGCTGGTGGATCTGGACGAAAAGGTTCTGCGCTACGAAGAAGACGGCCCGGTGGATATGGACGCCCTGCGCACGGCCATAAGCAACATCGGCTTCGATCCCGAATAGGCAGGCCTGCTCCGCGAGTATCCCGGCCCAGAACATCAGGGCCAACGCCTGGCGATCCAGAGAGAGCCATCGGCGCTGGCCCTTTCTTTATGGAGCCTGCAATGCCCCGGTATCTTGCCGTTTGGGCCCGAATGCCGTAGTGATAGAAGCCAATGTTTCATCTGGCCCGCAGACAACCCCACAGCACTATGCAGGCATATACAACGCTTTTTCTGAACCGCCTCCGGCGCAGGGGCAGACTCCTGGCAGACACGGGCCTTATGGGCCTGTTCCTGGGCTGCGTCCTTTTGTGTCTTGCGGGCACGGCCCTGGCGCAGGAGGGCTTTCCCCTGGATTTTACCGTGATCCGCCTGGGCGAAGGCCCGCGCACCGTGCTGGTGGTGGGGGGCATTCAGGGCGATGAACCGGGGGGCTTTTCCGCCGCCACACTGCTGACCACCCATTACCGCATGGAAAACGGCAGTGTGTGGGTGGTGCCCAATCTGAATTTTCCTAGTATTATCAAACGGTCGCGTGGCCTGCATGGGGATATGAACCGCAAGTTCGCCCGTCTTGACGCAACAGACCCCGAATTTGCCACAGTGCGCCGCATTCAGGATCTCATAGACCACCCCCAGGTGGGCCTTGTGCTCAATCTGCATGACGGCAGCGGCTACTATCGCCACACGTACGAGGACAAACTGCGCAATCCCGCCCGCTGGGGGCAGTCGGTCATCATTGACCAGACGGAACTGCCGGGAGTTTTCATGGGCGCGCTGGAAGCCGAGGCCGACAAAGCCGCGAACGCCGCCAACAAGGCGCTCATGCAGGCGGGGCACCGTCTGCACGTCCATAACACCAATACCGCCGCTGGCGACCACGAGATGGAAAAGAGCCTTTCCTACTACGCCGTGCGCCGGGGCAAGGCCGCCTTCGGCCTTGAGGCCAGCAAGGAATTTCCCGTCGAACTGCGCGCCTATTATCATTTATTGATGATAGAATCCTTTCTGCGGCAGGCGGGCGTGGACTTCAACCGCGCCTTTGCCCTTACGCCAGAAGGGGTACGCGGAGCGCTGCAGGACAACCTTGCCGTCTCTTTTGCCGACAACCGCGTCTTTCTTCCGCTTGAAGACGCCCGCCCGGCCATCAACTATCTGCCCCTGCCCAGAAGCGGCCCGGCCCAGGCCGTGCCCACCAAGCCGATTATGGCGGTGCTGCCCTGCGCCCAGGGCGGCGAAGGACAGCTGTGCGTGCATTACGGCAACCGCATGCTGACGCTCATCCGGCCCGAATGGCGTGAAGTGGACAACAGCCTTGACGCTGTGTCCGTAAAAGCGGACGGCCAGGACAAGACAGTTTCCTTCGGGCAGGTGCTGTATGTTGCCGACTCCTTCAAGGTTCACCCTCTGGACGGCTACAGGGTCAATGCCATTGGCTTTGACAACGGCCAGCCCGACGAGGCTGGCGTGGAACTGCGCCTCAAGGACTTCATGCCGCGCTTTTCTGTGGACAGGCAGGGCAGGCTGTTCCGGGTCGAGGTTTACCGCAAGCAACTTTTCAGCGGCATGTTTCTGGTGTATTTTGATAATGGCAGGCAAAACAGCCCCAACAGGCCACGTATGACCCGTAACGCTGACGCCCTGCCCGACCGGCCCGGCCCGGAATCGTCCATGGGCTTCTGAGAACGAGAATGTCTGAAAAAATTTCCATATGCGTGGCCGGCGGCGGCAGCTGGGGCACGGCCCTGGGGCATCTTCTGGCCCGTGGCGGGCATCATGTCTGCCTCTGGATGCGGAACGCGTCCGTGGCCACGGCCATCAACGAAAGGCACGAAAACCCCCGTTACCTGACGGGCCTGCCCCTTGACGAGCGGCTTGTGGCCACCACAGATCCGGCTGCCCTGGATCGCCCTCTGGTCGTGCTGGCCGTGCCCTGCCAGCAGTTGCGCGGCTGGCTCACGGAGCATGCCCGCCACTTTCAGCCCAGGGCCATACTGGTCAACGCGGCCAAGGGCATTGAAACCGGTTCGCTGGCCACCTGCGCGGAAATGACCGCACAGACCCTCGGCCACCTGAACCCCCGCTACGCGGTGCTGTCCGGCCCCTCCTTTGCGGCGGACGTATTGCGCGACCTGCCCACGGCCGTTGTCATGGCCGCTTACGATGAGGCCCTTGGCTGTTATCTGCGCGACATTTTTTCCGGCCCGGTCTTTCGCTGCTACTCCAGCACGGACGTCATGGGCGTGGAAATGGGCGGCGCGCTCAAAAACGTCATGGCCATTGCCGCAGGCACC
This DNA window, taken from Desulfovibrio sp. 86, encodes the following:
- a CDS encoding heavy-metal-associated domain-containing protein — protein: MKSLKVNGMRCGHCKSAVEEAAGKIPGVKNPLVDLDEKVLRYEEDGPVDMDALRTAISNIGFDPE
- a CDS encoding M14 family metallopeptidase, producing MQAYTTLFLNRLRRRGRLLADTGLMGLFLGCVLLCLAGTALAQEGFPLDFTVIRLGEGPRTVLVVGGIQGDEPGGFSAATLLTTHYRMENGSVWVVPNLNFPSIIKRSRGLHGDMNRKFARLDATDPEFATVRRIQDLIDHPQVGLVLNLHDGSGYYRHTYEDKLRNPARWGQSVIIDQTELPGVFMGALEAEADKAANAANKALMQAGHRLHVHNTNTAAGDHEMEKSLSYYAVRRGKAAFGLEASKEFPVELRAYYHLLMIESFLRQAGVDFNRAFALTPEGVRGALQDNLAVSFADNRVFLPLEDARPAINYLPLPRSGPAQAVPTKPIMAVLPCAQGGEGQLCVHYGNRMLTLIRPEWREVDNSLDAVSVKADGQDKTVSFGQVLYVADSFKVHPLDGYRVNAIGFDNGQPDEAGVELRLKDFMPRFSVDRQGRLFRVEVYRKQLFSGMFLVYFDNGRQNSPNRPRMTRNADALPDRPGPESSMGF
- a CDS encoding NAD(P)H-dependent glycerol-3-phosphate dehydrogenase; this translates as MSEKISICVAGGGSWGTALGHLLARGGHHVCLWMRNASVATAINERHENPRYLTGLPLDERLVATTDPAALDRPLVVLAVPCQQLRGWLTEHARHFQPRAILVNAAKGIETGSLATCAEMTAQTLGHLNPRYAVLSGPSFAADVLRDLPTAVVMAAYDEALGCYLRDIFSGPVFRCYSSTDVMGVEMGGALKNVMAIAAGTCDGLGLGANSRAALITRGLAEMSRLGVARGAQAHTFMGLSGLGDLTLTCTDDLSRNRQVGLRLGRGEKLDHITQSLGMVAEGVKTTAAIYDMAQKLDVDAPLTNAVHSILYEGQSPHAALRDLMARTLREE